One genomic window of Anaerofustis stercorihominis DSM 17244 includes the following:
- a CDS encoding N-acetylmuramoyl-L-alanine amidase family protein yields the protein MVDVYISPSVQHFNLGQQGYGSEEARMNEVADVVEYELNRHGLVTARNNPSMTLAQVVEDSNNINPRVHVALHSNAANGEARGAEIYTHRFGGEGEALARDIYPYLEALTPTEDLGVKEGRLSFGGKGMYELKNTTAPAVLAEIGFHDNPEESDFIINNVYEYGRDISKGILDYFGIPYNEDSEENISYLRNRYNGNYFE from the coding sequence ATTTGGGACAGCAGGGATACGGAAGTGAAGAAGCAAGAATGAATGAAGTGGCGGATGTTGTGGAATATGAACTAAACAGACACGGACTTGTAACTGCTAGGAATAATCCGAGCATGACTTTGGCACAGGTCGTAGAGGACTCTAATAATATAAATCCAAGGGTCCATGTTGCCCTTCATTCAAATGCGGCAAACGGAGAAGCGAGAGGTGCGGAGATTTATACCCATCGTTTCGGAGGAGAGGGCGAAGCTCTTGCGAGAGATATTTATCCTTATTTGGAAGCTTTGACTCCAACTGAAGATTTGGGAGTTAAAGAAGGAAGGCTTTCTTTCGGCGGGAAAGGTATGTATGAGCTTAAAAATACAACGGCTCCGGCAGTTCTTGCTGAAATAGGTTTTCACGATAATCCCGAGGAAAGTGATTTCATTATAAATAACGTATATGAATACGGAAGAGATATTTCAAAGGGGATACTTGATTACTTCGGAATTCCATACAATGAAGACAGTGAAGAAAATATTTCTTACTTAAGAAACAGATATAACGGAAATTATTTTGAATAA
- a CDS encoding M23 family metallopeptidase, whose product MFNNEFIVSDNDSKITKYKKEKRGFIKPVEGTITSPFSYRIHPIYKKKKMHTGIDIGAQWHDKIKAAADGTIVETGLDKGGYGNYIKIKHEYDIHTFYAHLSKVYVKKGQKVKQGDVIGREGGDPVKDKNPGSTTGHHLHFEVRTSTDVKDVINPLIFVDYK is encoded by the coding sequence TTGTTCAATAATGAATTTATAGTATCAGATAATGATTCTAAAATCACAAAATATAAAAAAGAAAAGAGAGGATTTATAAAACCGGTTGAAGGAACGATAACGAGTCCTTTTTCTTATAGGATACATCCCATATATAAAAAGAAGAAAATGCACACGGGTATTGATATAGGTGCCCAATGGCATGATAAAATAAAAGCTGCTGCAGACGGAACGATAGTAGAAACAGGTCTTGATAAAGGCGGGTATGGTAATTACATAAAGATAAAACATGAATATGATATACATACTTTTTATGCTCACCTTTCAAAGGTATATGTTAAAAAAGGACAAAAGGTAAAACAGGGAGATGTGATAGGAAGAGAGGGGGGAGACCCCGTAAAAGACAAAAATCCGGGTTCTACGACTGGACATCATCTTCACTTTGAAGTCAGGACATCCACTGATGTGAAGGATGTTATAAATCCTTTGATTTTTGTAGATTATAAATAG
- a CDS encoding DUF2089 domain-containing protein translates to MKKVISRCPVCNSELAVTRLKCDSCETVIENSFRLSKFDYLSDEDLYFAETFIRCRGNIKEVEKELGISYPTVRAKLDSVIKKLGYETETNEESAKKEEVLRALENGEITAEQAIEQLK, encoded by the coding sequence ATGAAAAAAGTTATTAGTCGCTGTCCGGTATGTAACAGCGAGCTTGCAGTAACAAGACTTAAATGCGATTCCTGCGAAACGGTAATAGAAAATAGTTTCAGACTCAGTAAATTTGACTATCTTTCCGATGAAGATTTGTATTTTGCAGAAACTTTTATAAGATGCAGAGGAAATATCAAAGAAGTTGAAAAGGAACTTGGTATCTCATATCCGACAGTACGTGCTAAATTGGATTCGGTAATAAAAAAACTCGGATACGAAACAGAAACGAATGAAGAGTCGGCAAAGAAAGAGGAAGTATTAAGAGCACTCGAAAACGGAGAAATAACAGCTGAACAAGCAATTGAACAGTTAAAATAA